The following coding sequences are from one Streptomyces sp. V3I7 window:
- a CDS encoding class II aldolase/adducin family protein translates to MAEQRREQAEQRREQRDVSGEEARAWEDLVVAARRTVSDGLVVGASGNVSVRVGDTVLVTPSGVHYDRLTPDDVTGVDLDGRQVLGRLVPTSELPMHLAVYRATDAGAIVHTHAVHATAVSTLVPELPSIHYMTGALGGPVRVAPYATYGTEELAENMLRALDDRYGCLLENHGTLTYGATLDQAYDRTAQLEWMCRVWLKASSLPGRTPHLLSPAQVAEAGERLRAYGQKP, encoded by the coding sequence ATGGCTGAACAGAGGCGGGAACAGGCTGAACAGAGGCGGGAACAGAGGGACGTGAGCGGCGAGGAGGCACGCGCCTGGGAGGACCTGGTCGTCGCCGCACGTCGCACGGTGTCCGACGGGCTGGTCGTCGGCGCCTCGGGCAACGTGTCGGTGCGCGTCGGGGACACCGTGCTGGTCACGCCGTCGGGTGTGCACTACGACCGGCTGACCCCGGACGACGTGACCGGCGTCGACCTCGACGGCCGTCAGGTCCTCGGCCGCCTGGTCCCGACCAGCGAACTGCCCATGCATCTCGCCGTCTACCGGGCCACCGACGCGGGCGCGATCGTCCACACGCACGCCGTGCACGCCACGGCCGTCTCGACGCTCGTGCCCGAGCTCCCCTCCATCCACTACATGACCGGCGCCCTCGGCGGCCCCGTCCGGGTCGCCCCGTACGCGACCTACGGCACCGAGGAGTTGGCCGAGAACATGCTCCGCGCCCTTGACGACCGCTACGGCTGCCTCCTGGAGAACCACGGCACGCTCACCTACGGCGCCACCCTGGACCAGGCGTACGACCGCACGGCCCAGCTGGAGTGGATGTGCCGGGTGTGGCTGAAGGCATCCTCCCTGCCGGGCCGCACCCCGCATCTGCTGTCCCCGGCACAGGTAGCCGAGGCGGGCGAGCGCCTGCGCGCATACGGCCAGAAACCCTGA